From Thermodesulfobacteriota bacterium, the proteins below share one genomic window:
- a CDS encoding DNA methyltransferase, giving the protein MNPAQFIAKWQKAELGERQAAQQHFLDLCELVGHPKPAEADPAGEWFTFEKGAARHGSGTSRQGWADVWKRGCFAWEYKGRHKDLGAAYDQLLQYREALENPPLLVVCDLELIVVRTNFTATATAVHELALAELGSPRNLEILHALFHAPAKLKPGATSEAVTTEAARRIGEIALALRARGCDPQAVAPFLDRVVFCFFAEDIGLLPAGLFTSLLEKTRPEPARFARLAGQLFEAMAGGGDFGLETIRRFNGGLFASAEALELEEEELASLAAAGRLDWSAVDPSIFGTLFVRGLDPAQRAQLGAQYTSREDIETLVDPVVLAPLRREWEEAKQVCDSLLATGRKIPGMDGSPSRPPPGLRSANAPYQKKARGEATSVVHRFLIRLSQVKVLDPACGSGNFLYVTLQKLKDLEKEAIVYAMERGLGSFLPMVGPWQLHGIEVSPYAHELAQMTVWIGYLQWTRANGFGVTQEPILRPMDRNFLLMDAILDLTDPEQPREPEWPAVDFIVGNPPFLGGKKLRAELGDGYVERLFALWKGRVPAEADLCAYWFEKARAMIAEARCGRAGLLATQGIRGGANRKVLERIKETGDIFFAESDRQWILDGAAVHVSMVGFDAGIASDRVLDGQPVAAIHANLGAAADVASARRLAGNVGLAFMGDTKGGPFDLSEEAARPMLTEPTPHGRPNADVVVPWTNGLDVTRRPRGVWIVDFGERGEAEAAAYEAPFEHARTYVLPQRAGNARETYRHLWWRHVEARPGMRAALAPLPRFLATTTVSKHRLFVWMEAPTLPDHQLIVFARSDDAFFGLLHSRIHEVWALRLGTQLESRPRYTPTTCFETFPFPEGIVRGGAPSGPYREAIAEDRRSGLAPARALGPPGSAGQAPPYAAVADAARELDELRRRWLDPPEWTREEVLEFPGSADGPWRRYVRDPDARGIGTVRYPRHVPVGAEAAARLKKRTLTNLYNQRPAWLDLAHRKLDEAVFAAYGWDPGLSDEAILEKLLALNRERSGFL; this is encoded by the coding sequence ATGAATCCGGCCCAGTTCATCGCCAAGTGGCAGAAGGCCGAGCTCGGCGAGCGGCAGGCGGCGCAGCAGCACTTTCTGGACCTGTGCGAGCTCGTGGGTCACCCCAAGCCGGCCGAGGCCGACCCGGCGGGAGAGTGGTTCACCTTCGAGAAGGGGGCGGCCAGGCACGGCTCCGGCACGTCGCGGCAGGGCTGGGCCGACGTGTGGAAGCGGGGGTGCTTTGCCTGGGAGTACAAAGGGCGGCACAAGGACCTGGGGGCGGCCTACGACCAGCTCCTCCAGTACCGCGAGGCGCTGGAGAACCCGCCGCTCCTGGTGGTGTGCGACCTGGAGCTCATCGTGGTGCGCACCAACTTCACCGCCACCGCCACGGCCGTCCACGAGCTTGCCCTGGCCGAGCTCGGCAGCCCCCGCAACCTCGAGATCCTCCACGCGCTCTTCCACGCCCCGGCCAAGCTCAAGCCCGGCGCCACGAGCGAGGCGGTCACCACCGAGGCCGCGCGCCGCATCGGCGAGATCGCCCTGGCCCTGCGCGCCCGGGGCTGCGATCCCCAGGCCGTCGCCCCCTTCCTGGACCGGGTGGTCTTCTGCTTCTTCGCCGAGGACATCGGGCTTCTGCCCGCGGGGCTCTTCACCAGCCTCCTGGAGAAGACCCGCCCCGAGCCCGCGCGCTTCGCCCGCCTGGCGGGTCAGCTCTTCGAGGCCATGGCGGGGGGCGGCGACTTCGGCCTGGAGACCATCCGCCGGTTCAACGGCGGGCTCTTCGCCTCGGCCGAGGCCCTGGAGCTGGAGGAAGAAGAGCTTGCGAGCCTGGCCGCCGCGGGCCGGCTCGACTGGAGCGCGGTGGACCCCTCCATCTTCGGCACCCTCTTCGTGCGGGGCCTCGACCCCGCCCAGCGCGCCCAGCTCGGAGCCCAGTACACCAGCCGCGAAGACATCGAGACCCTGGTGGACCCCGTGGTGCTGGCCCCCCTGCGGCGCGAGTGGGAGGAGGCGAAGCAGGTTTGCGACAGCCTCCTGGCCACGGGGCGGAAGATCCCCGGTATGGACGGCTCGCCGAGCCGTCCGCCCCCCGGGTTGCGTTCGGCGAACGCTCCCTACCAGAAGAAGGCCCGGGGCGAGGCCACCTCGGTCGTCCACCGCTTCCTGATCCGCCTTTCCCAGGTCAAGGTGCTCGATCCCGCCTGCGGCTCGGGCAACTTCCTCTACGTGACCCTCCAGAAGCTCAAGGACCTGGAGAAGGAGGCCATCGTCTACGCCATGGAACGGGGCCTGGGGTCCTTCCTCCCCATGGTGGGCCCCTGGCAGCTACACGGCATCGAGGTCAGCCCCTATGCCCACGAGCTGGCCCAGATGACCGTGTGGATCGGCTACCTCCAGTGGACCCGGGCCAACGGCTTCGGGGTCACCCAGGAGCCCATCCTGCGCCCCATGGACCGGAACTTCCTCCTCATGGACGCCATCCTCGACCTCACCGACCCCGAGCAGCCCAGGGAGCCCGAGTGGCCCGCCGTGGACTTCATCGTGGGGAATCCGCCGTTCCTGGGCGGGAAGAAGCTGCGGGCGGAGCTTGGGGATGGGTACGTGGAGCGCCTGTTCGCCCTCTGGAAGGGCCGGGTCCCGGCCGAGGCCGATCTGTGCGCTTACTGGTTCGAGAAGGCACGCGCCATGATCGCCGAGGCCCGGTGCGGTCGCGCGGGCCTCCTTGCCACCCAGGGCATTCGCGGGGGCGCGAACCGCAAGGTGCTGGAGCGGATCAAGGAAACCGGCGACATCTTCTTCGCCGAGAGCGACCGGCAGTGGATCTTGGACGGAGCCGCCGTCCACGTGTCCATGGTTGGGTTCGATGCCGGCATCGCGTCCGATCGCGTGCTGGACGGGCAGCCCGTCGCCGCGATCCACGCCAACCTCGGCGCGGCGGCCGATGTCGCCTCGGCCCGGCGCCTTGCCGGGAACGTGGGCCTCGCGTTCATGGGGGACACCAAGGGGGGGCCTTTCGACCTGAGCGAGGAGGCCGCCCGGCCCATGCTCACGGAACCCACGCCCCACGGCCGGCCAAACGCGGACGTGGTGGTCCCGTGGACCAATGGCCTCGACGTGACCCGACGGCCCCGAGGCGTGTGGATCGTGGACTTCGGGGAGCGCGGCGAAGCGGAGGCGGCAGCCTACGAAGCGCCCTTCGAGCACGCGCGAACATACGTGCTGCCCCAGCGTGCCGGAAACGCGCGGGAGACCTATCGCCACCTGTGGTGGCGTCACGTGGAGGCGCGTCCGGGGATGCGGGCCGCCCTGGCCCCGCTGCCGCGCTTCCTCGCCACGACCACGGTCTCCAAGCATCGGCTGTTCGTCTGGATGGAGGCCCCCACCCTGCCAGACCACCAGCTCATCGTCTTCGCCCGCTCCGACGACGCCTTCTTCGGCCTCCTCCACTCCCGCATCCACGAGGTCTGGGCGCTTCGGCTCGGGACCCAACTGGAGAGCCGGCCCCGCTACACCCCCACCACCTGCTTCGAGACCTTCCCCTTCCCCGAAGGCATCGTTAGGGGCGGCGCGCCGAGCGGGCCCTACCGGGAAGCCATCGCCGAAGACCGTAGGTCGGGGCTTGCCCCGGCGCGCGCCCTCGGGCCTCCGGGTTCGGCGGGGCAAGCCCCGCCCTACGCCGCGGTTGCGGATGCCGCCCGGGAGCTCGACGAGCTGCGCCGGCGCTGGCTCGACCCGCCGGAGTGGACGCGGGAGGAGGTGCTGGAGTTTCCGGGGTCCGCCGACGGGCCCTGGAGACGCTACGTGCGCGACCCGGACGCCCGGGGCATCGGCACCGTGCGCTACCCCCGCCACGTCCCGGTGGGCGCCGAGGCCGCGGCCCGCCTCAAGAAGCGCACCCTCACCAACCTCTACAACCAGCGCCCCGCCTGGCTCGACCTCGCCCACCGGAAGCTCGACGAAGCGGTCTTCGCCGCCTACGGCTGGGACCCCGGCCTCTCGGACGAGGCCATTCTGGAGAAGCTGCTCGCGCTCAACCGGGAGCGCAGCGGGTTCTTGTAG
- a CDS encoding amino acid permease, translated as MDRRSRGIQQAQGTLGTFAGVFTPSVLTILGIILFLRLGFVVGNAGLGRALLIVALANAISVLTSFSLSAIATNLKVKGGGDYYLISRTLGVEFGGAIGVVLFLAQSVSIAFYCMGFGEAVAGLFPATALASPQAVAALAVAFLFVFAWLGADWATRFQYVVMATLGAALVSFFAGGLGRWDLELLAANWGSPPGGLGFWALFAIFFPAVTGFTQGVSMSGDLKDPGRSLPLGTFLAVGVSILVYFAATILLAATMPAETLIQDYAAMKRVASVGFLVDAGVVAATLSSAMASFLGAPRILQSTAKDRIFPALVFFAAGAGPADNPRRAVLLSAGIASATIALGNLNLVARVVSMFFLISYGLLNYATYFEARAQSPSFRPRFRWFDARLSLLGGLLCLGSMLALDLAAGLVAMGVLGAIYQYLKRTAGPARWADSRRSYHLHEVRQHLLGAAKEPEHPRDWRPILLAFSDDPERRGALLRFASWLEGGSGLTTAVRILEGEGVRMLREREEAQEAFRKSLFAGGFHAFPLVVAAPTLEVGVPVLVQATGVGPLRANTVLLNWREERFGETDEGRGRYGRNLRATYRLGLNLVVLDAKDAEWAALEDRAEEERRIDVWLQDDATGRLMLLLAYLVTRTPGWEEAGIRVLATRDREPEEKQLEALRETLADARIPGEPLVVSDPIPETLAEHSADAALVFLPFRLRGNRLVGPAGGPVEESLEKLPIAALVLAAEDIDLGAEPEEGAAGERAAAVDAAVAAQEKAREAEKAAEQAAADAEAKLRALREAASSGAPEADLGRLEEEALEAQSSAANLARRAAKAAAKAEAAARGAQALGAEIGGAGPEEAGEPQPAGEDRKQAE; from the coding sequence GTGGACCGGCGCAGCCGAGGCATACAGCAGGCCCAGGGCACCCTGGGGACGTTCGCGGGGGTGTTCACCCCCAGCGTGCTCACCATTCTCGGCATCATCCTCTTCCTGCGCCTGGGCTTCGTGGTGGGCAACGCGGGCCTGGGCCGGGCGCTCCTCATCGTGGCTCTCGCCAACGCCATTTCGGTTCTCACCAGCTTCTCGCTCTCCGCCATCGCCACCAACCTCAAGGTCAAGGGCGGCGGCGACTACTACCTGATCTCCCGTACCCTCGGGGTGGAGTTCGGCGGCGCCATCGGCGTGGTGCTCTTCCTGGCCCAGTCGGTCTCCATCGCGTTCTACTGCATGGGCTTCGGCGAGGCCGTGGCGGGGCTCTTTCCGGCCACGGCCCTTGCCTCACCCCAGGCGGTGGCGGCCCTGGCGGTGGCCTTCCTCTTCGTCTTCGCGTGGCTGGGCGCCGACTGGGCGACCCGGTTCCAGTACGTGGTCATGGCCACCCTGGGGGCGGCTCTGGTCTCTTTCTTCGCCGGAGGGCTGGGCCGGTGGGACCTGGAGCTCCTGGCCGCCAACTGGGGCTCCCCCCCCGGAGGCCTGGGGTTCTGGGCGCTCTTCGCCATCTTCTTTCCGGCGGTGACCGGCTTCACCCAGGGGGTGAGCATGTCCGGGGACTTGAAGGACCCGGGCCGGAGCCTCCCCCTGGGGACGTTTCTCGCGGTGGGGGTCTCGATCCTGGTCTACTTCGCCGCGACCATTCTTCTCGCCGCCACGATGCCCGCCGAGACCCTGATCCAGGACTACGCCGCCATGAAGCGGGTGGCGTCGGTTGGCTTCCTGGTGGACGCCGGCGTGGTCGCGGCGACCCTCTCTTCGGCCATGGCGTCGTTCCTCGGCGCGCCGCGCATCCTTCAGTCCACGGCCAAGGACCGGATCTTCCCCGCCCTCGTTTTTTTCGCCGCCGGAGCCGGGCCCGCCGACAATCCCCGGCGGGCTGTGCTCCTCTCCGCCGGGATCGCGTCTGCCACCATCGCCTTGGGGAACCTGAACCTGGTGGCGCGGGTCGTATCCATGTTCTTCCTCATCTCCTACGGCCTCCTGAACTACGCCACCTACTTCGAGGCACGCGCCCAAAGCCCTTCGTTCCGGCCGCGGTTCCGTTGGTTCGACGCCCGGCTGAGCCTGCTCGGCGGGCTGCTGTGCCTGGGCTCCATGCTCGCCCTGGACCTGGCGGCCGGGCTCGTGGCCATGGGCGTGCTCGGGGCCATCTACCAGTACCTGAAGCGCACCGCCGGCCCGGCTCGGTGGGCCGACAGTCGGCGCTCCTACCACCTGCACGAGGTCCGGCAGCACCTGCTCGGAGCAGCCAAGGAGCCCGAGCATCCCCGGGACTGGCGCCCGATCCTGCTGGCCTTTTCCGACGACCCGGAGCGTAGGGGTGCTCTCTTGCGCTTCGCCTCGTGGCTCGAGGGGGGCAGCGGGCTGACCACCGCGGTGCGGATTCTGGAGGGCGAGGGCGTGCGCATGCTCCGGGAGCGCGAAGAAGCGCAGGAGGCGTTCCGCAAGTCCCTCTTCGCCGGTGGGTTTCATGCCTTTCCCCTGGTGGTGGCCGCGCCCACCCTGGAGGTGGGCGTGCCCGTCCTGGTCCAGGCTACCGGCGTCGGGCCCCTGCGGGCCAACACGGTGCTCCTCAACTGGCGGGAGGAGCGGTTCGGAGAGACCGACGAGGGGCGGGGGCGCTACGGCCGCAACCTGCGCGCGACCTACCGACTGGGGCTCAACCTGGTGGTATTGGACGCGAAGGATGCCGAGTGGGCGGCCCTGGAGGACCGGGCAGAGGAAGAGCGTCGCATCGACGTGTGGCTGCAGGACGACGCCACCGGCAGGCTCATGCTCCTGCTGGCCTACCTGGTGACCCGGACCCCCGGCTGGGAAGAGGCGGGCATCCGGGTCCTCGCCACGCGGGACAGGGAGCCCGAGGAAAAGCAGTTGGAGGCCTTGCGCGAAACCCTCGCCGACGCGCGGATCCCCGGGGAGCCCCTGGTGGTTTCGGATCCCATCCCGGAGACCCTGGCCGAGCACTCGGCCGACGCGGCACTGGTCTTCCTGCCCTTTCGCTTGCGGGGCAACCGATTGGTGGGCCCCGCAGGCGGGCCGGTGGAGGAGTCTCTGGAGAAGCTGCCGATCGCGGCCCTGGTGCTCGCCGCCGAGGACATCGACCTGGGGGCCGAGCCCGAGGAAGGGGCGGCCGGAGAGCGGGCGGCGGCGGTCGACGCCGCGGTCGCGGCGCAGGAGAAGGCCCGAGAGGCCGAGAAGGCTGCGGAGCAGGCCGCGGCCGACGCCGAGGCCAAGCTGCGCGCCCTTCGCGAGGCGGCGTCCTCCGGCGCCCCGGAGGCGGACCTCGGGCGCCTCGAGGAGGAGGCCCTGGAGGCCCAGTCCTCCGCCGCCAATCTGGCCCGGCGCGCGGCCAAGGCCGCGGCCAAGGCCGAAGCGGCGGCCCGGGGAGCGCAAGCCCTGGGTGCGGAGATTGGCGGTGCCGGCCCGGAGGAAGCCGGGGAACCGCAGCCGGCAGGAGAAGACAGGAAGCAGGCAGAGTGA
- a CDS encoding flavin reductase family protein, translated as MSKVKLGPKPFLLPQPAVLVGTLVDGVPNYMVAAWCGMANHVPPMVTVAVRPSRHTERGIQANRAFSLNIPSAALAARADYCGIVSGAKEDKSGVFTTEAGTVEGAPLIRECPLALECRLVQTLELPTHHLHVGEIVEVHAEETCLAEGVPDMGLVDPLIYSITDGNYWQVGKAVGKAFRVGREWKARDGGG; from the coding sequence ATGTCGAAGGTGAAGCTCGGTCCCAAGCCCTTCCTGCTCCCCCAGCCTGCGGTGCTCGTCGGCACCCTGGTGGACGGGGTGCCCAACTACATGGTCGCCGCCTGGTGCGGGATGGCCAACCACGTGCCTCCCATGGTGACCGTGGCGGTGCGGCCGAGCCGCCACACCGAGCGGGGCATCCAGGCCAACCGGGCCTTCAGCCTCAACATCCCTTCGGCGGCGCTCGCGGCGCGGGCGGACTACTGCGGCATCGTGAGCGGGGCCAAGGAGGACAAGTCGGGAGTCTTCACCACGGAGGCCGGCACGGTAGAGGGCGCACCGCTCATCCGCGAGTGTCCCCTGGCCCTGGAGTGCCGCCTGGTCCAGACCCTGGAGCTCCCCACCCACCACCTGCACGTGGGGGAGATCGTGGAGGTGCACGCCGAGGAGACGTGCCTGGCGGAGGGTGTACCCGACATGGGGCTGGTCGATCCGCTGATCTACTCGATTACCGACGGGAACTACTGGCAGGTGGGGAAGGCCGTCGGCAAGGCCTTCCGGGTGGGCCGGGAGTGGAAGGCGCGGGACGGGGGCGGGTGA
- a CDS encoding class I SAM-dependent methyltransferase produces the protein MTRLRSTDRSPSLPRLYRDLASWFPLLTPPGDYAEEAGIYREAFFALTAPRRPHTLLELGSGGGHNASHLKAWFEVTLVDLSPEMLEVSRALNPECAHVAGDMRTVRLGRQFDAVFLQDAVGYLTTAEDLRAAARTAFAHCAPGGAALFCPDFVRESFRPGTEHGGSDEPGGSGRGLRYLEWVWDPDPGDDTYLADMAYLLRHADGTLEAVADRHVLGLFPRATWAQAITAAGFGFEARPFAHSTLPSGAHELFAGRRAAQGNS, from the coding sequence ATGACGCGTCTGCGGTCCACGGATCGATCCCCGAGCCTCCCCCGCCTCTACCGCGACCTGGCGAGCTGGTTCCCCCTGCTCACGCCACCGGGGGACTACGCCGAGGAGGCTGGGATCTATCGGGAGGCCTTCTTCGCGCTCACGGCGCCCCGGCGGCCGCACACCCTTCTGGAGCTGGGTTCCGGCGGCGGGCACAACGCCTCGCACCTCAAGGCCTGGTTCGAGGTGACCCTGGTGGACCTCTCCCCCGAGATGCTGGAGGTGAGCCGGGCGCTCAACCCCGAGTGCGCCCACGTCGCCGGCGACATGCGCACGGTGCGGCTGGGGCGGCAGTTCGACGCGGTGTTCCTGCAGGACGCGGTGGGGTACCTCACCACCGCGGAGGACCTGCGGGCGGCGGCACGGACTGCCTTCGCCCACTGCGCGCCGGGGGGTGCGGCGCTCTTCTGCCCCGACTTCGTGCGGGAGAGCTTCCGGCCGGGCACCGAGCACGGCGGCAGCGACGAACCCGGCGGGTCCGGGCGGGGACTCCGGTACCTGGAGTGGGTGTGGGACCCGGACCCGGGCGACGACACGTACCTGGCGGACATGGCGTACCTGCTGCGCCACGCCGACGGCACCCTCGAGGCGGTGGCCGACCGGCACGTGCTGGGGCTCTTCCCCCGGGCGACCTGGGCCCAGGCCATCACCGCAGCGGGCTTCGGCTTCGAGGCGCGGCCCTTCGCCCACAGCACGCTGCCTTCCGGAGCCCACGAGCTGTTTGCGGGCCGCAGGGCCGCGCAGGGGAATTCATGA
- a CDS encoding methyltransferase domain-containing protein, which translates to MSETASALSRPEFPRSNRYDPAWVLEHQMGPNPLWLAEWLCEELGLEPGMRVLDLGCGTALTSVFLAREFGVRVWACDLWIDPDANWRRVGAAGAGELVYPLRAEAHALPFPQGFFDAAVSIDAYHYFGTDDLYLGYWSGFVRPGGVLGVVVPGLVRPFEAGVPAHLAEPQSNGKVFWEDECWSFHTAAWWQELWSRCGKVADVKAGMQPDGWRHWRDFEREVEKTGKSPFPSDAEALDRDQGRYVGFVRVTARRSEKESLNLYDAALGVRFGVGG; encoded by the coding sequence ATGAGCGAGACGGCGTCCGCCCTGTCACGGCCGGAGTTTCCCCGCTCCAACCGCTACGACCCGGCCTGGGTTCTGGAGCACCAGATGGGACCGAACCCCCTGTGGCTGGCGGAGTGGCTCTGCGAGGAGCTCGGCCTGGAGCCCGGGATGCGGGTGCTCGACCTGGGCTGCGGCACGGCGCTGACGAGCGTCTTCCTCGCCCGGGAGTTCGGGGTGCGGGTGTGGGCCTGCGACCTCTGGATCGACCCCGACGCCAACTGGCGCCGGGTGGGCGCCGCCGGGGCGGGCGAGCTCGTGTACCCCCTGCGGGCCGAGGCCCACGCGCTGCCTTTTCCCCAGGGCTTCTTCGACGCCGCCGTCTCGATCGACGCCTACCACTACTTCGGCACCGACGACCTCTACCTGGGGTACTGGAGCGGCTTCGTGCGCCCCGGCGGGGTGCTGGGGGTCGTGGTGCCCGGCCTCGTGCGCCCTTTCGAGGCAGGGGTCCCGGCCCACCTCGCCGAGCCCCAGTCCAACGGAAAGGTCTTTTGGGAAGACGAGTGCTGGAGCTTTCACACGGCGGCGTGGTGGCAGGAGCTCTGGAGCCGGTGCGGCAAGGTGGCGGACGTGAAGGCGGGGATGCAGCCCGACGGGTGGCGCCACTGGCGCGATTTCGAGCGGGAGGTGGAGAAGACCGGGAAGAGCCCCTTTCCCTCCGACGCCGAAGCCCTGGACCGCGACCAGGGGCGCTACGTGGGCTTCGTGCGGGTGACCGCACGGCGCTCGGAGAAGGAAAGCCTGAACCTCTACGACGCGGCCCTGGGGGTACGATTCGGGGTCGGGGGGTAG
- a CDS encoding UPF0175 family protein → MSQIVFDVPSQVALALKVPEEKVGDALRMAAAVKLFELGRLSSGAAARLAGVPRTVFLTRLADFDVDTFRLTQEELARETRLA, encoded by the coding sequence ATGAGCCAGATCGTTTTCGATGTGCCGAGCCAGGTCGCGTTGGCCTTGAAGGTTCCAGAAGAGAAGGTGGGCGATGCGTTGCGCATGGCGGCTGCGGTCAAGCTCTTCGAGCTTGGCCGCCTGTCTTCAGGTGCCGCTGCCCGGCTCGCCGGCGTGCCTCGCACCGTGTTCCTGACGCGATTGGCCGATTTCGACGTCGACACCTTCCGTCTCACGCAAGAAGAGCTGGCGAGAGAGACGCGCCTTGCGTGA
- a CDS encoding DUF3368 domain-containing protein → MISNTSPLQYLHQVGGLDLLRTLVGTLVIPPAVVRELAEGRARGIDLPDPESLDWIVVRVPRSTPALPLLADLGPGEAEVLALVLESAGAVAILDDALARRMAESLHLPLTGTLGVLVDAKKAGLLHAVAPLLDSLDALGFRLASRTRAAVLALAGEAP, encoded by the coding sequence GTGATCAGCAACACGTCTCCACTCCAGTACCTGCATCAGGTTGGTGGACTCGATCTTCTGCGCACCCTGGTCGGAACCCTCGTCATTCCCCCGGCGGTGGTGCGGGAGTTGGCTGAAGGCCGCGCCCGTGGCATCGATCTGCCTGATCCCGAGTCCCTTGACTGGATCGTCGTCCGCGTCCCCCGCAGTACACCTGCGCTGCCTCTTCTGGCCGACCTCGGCCCCGGCGAGGCCGAAGTGCTCGCCTTGGTGCTGGAGTCGGCGGGGGCTGTGGCGATCCTCGACGACGCACTCGCCCGGCGAATGGCCGAATCCCTGCATCTTCCGTTGACAGGCACACTGGGGGTACTCGTCGACGCGAAGAAAGCAGGTCTCCTGCATGCCGTTGCCCCTCTCCTCGACTCGCTCGACGCGCTCGGCTTTCGGCTGGCCTCCAGGACCCGGGCTGCAGTGCTCGCCCTCGCGGGAGAGGCACCATAG
- a CDS encoding four helix bundle suffix domain-containing protein, whose amino-acid sequence MKNGEQPQAPGGSPKLRPSGGYRKLRSFQSATVVYDATVLFCSRFLDKRSRTVDQMVQAARSGRQNIAEGSRASAASSQTELRLVSVARASLDELLLDYEDFLRQKKLPLWGKSSPEARQVREVGRQQGFDRSHPSDPPDPTDRPDPTDRSDPGAPASLFGPYAPWLDHGDPAVVANAVICLIHQANYLLDRQIAGLERNFITEGGYSERLAAARIAERRRQGGAPGPDAAPEAPACPLCSQPMALRTARQGPRPGSQFWGCSAFPQCKGTQSLQGSSPSAPSARSAGSDRSVR is encoded by the coding sequence ATGAAAAATGGCGAACAACCACAGGCGCCGGGCGGATCCCCCAAGCTGCGCCCCAGCGGCGGGTACCGGAAGCTGCGGTCCTTTCAGTCGGCGACCGTCGTGTACGACGCCACGGTCCTCTTCTGCTCCCGCTTCCTCGACAAGCGCTCCCGCACGGTCGACCAGATGGTGCAGGCCGCGCGCAGCGGCCGCCAGAACATCGCCGAGGGAAGCCGCGCCTCGGCGGCATCGAGCCAGACCGAGCTGCGGCTGGTAAGCGTGGCGCGGGCCAGCCTCGACGAGCTCTTGCTCGACTACGAAGACTTCCTGCGCCAGAAAAAGCTGCCCCTCTGGGGCAAGAGCTCCCCGGAGGCGCGGCAGGTGCGGGAGGTGGGGCGGCAGCAGGGTTTCGACCGCTCACATCCGTCCGATCCGCCCGATCCGACCGATCGGCCCGATCCGACCGATCGGTCTGACCCTGGCGCCCCGGCAAGCCTCTTCGGCCCCTATGCCCCCTGGCTCGACCATGGCGACCCCGCCGTGGTGGCCAACGCCGTGATCTGCCTCATCCACCAGGCGAACTACCTCCTGGACCGCCAGATCGCCGGCCTGGAACGGAATTTCATCACCGAGGGCGGCTACAGCGAGCGGCTGGCCGCGGCGAGGATCGCCGAGCGGCGCCGGCAGGGCGGCGCCCCCGGGCCCGATGCCGCCCCCGAGGCGCCGGCCTGCCCCCTCTGCAGCCAACCCATGGCCCTGCGCACCGCCCGCCAGGGCCCGCGACCGGGCTCCCAGTTTTGGGGCTGCTCGGCCTTCCCGCAGTGCAAGGGCACGCAATCGCTCCAGGGATCGTCTCCATCGGCCCCATCGGCCCGATCCGCCGGATCCGACCGATCGGTCCGATGA
- a CDS encoding ATP-binding cassette domain-containing protein — protein sequence MNAYALHGVAFSYGGPTVLSMPELAIPAGDITALLGPNGSGKTTLLHLLAFLAQPSAGELSFFGEPVRPRAFASLRLRVSLLLQSPYLFHGSASANVDWALRIRGVPTAQRGPRVEAALGRVGLAGLAHRPARQLSGGEAQRLALARVLALEPQVLLLDEPTNHLDQTSATAIEEAVAAYNRERGTTVVLASHDLGLARRLGARILRVEDGSVRGGEADNVFRGHPVPGEPGAFDTGRLRLAVHRLPPTASCVEVSPREVVLATGDFPSSARNHLAGTVVRAEMINGDQVRVVVDCAEPVVALVTRASWEELGLTVGRNAVVSFKATAVRAY from the coding sequence GTGAACGCCTATGCCCTGCACGGCGTCGCCTTTTCCTACGGCGGGCCGACGGTTCTCTCGATGCCGGAGCTCGCCATCCCCGCGGGGGATATCACGGCCCTCCTGGGGCCCAACGGCTCGGGAAAGACCACTCTCCTGCACCTCCTGGCCTTCCTCGCCCAGCCGTCGGCGGGCGAGCTCTCCTTCTTCGGGGAGCCTGTCCGCCCGAGGGCCTTCGCCAGCCTGCGGCTGCGCGTGAGTCTGCTGCTCCAGAGCCCCTACCTCTTCCACGGTTCGGCCTCGGCCAACGTGGATTGGGCGCTTCGGATTCGGGGCGTCCCAACAGCCCAGCGGGGGCCGCGGGTCGAAGCGGCCCTCGGGCGAGTGGGCCTTGCCGGCCTGGCCCACCGCCCCGCCCGCCAGCTCTCGGGGGGAGAGGCCCAGCGGCTGGCCCTGGCGCGGGTACTGGCCCTGGAGCCCCAGGTCCTCTTGCTGGACGAACCGACCAACCACCTGGACCAGACGAGCGCGACGGCCATCGAGGAAGCCGTCGCCGCATACAACAGGGAACGGGGGACCACGGTCGTGCTCGCCAGCCACGACCTCGGCCTGGCCCGCCGCCTGGGCGCCCGGATCCTGCGGGTGGAGGATGGCTCGGTGCGGGGAGGGGAAGCGGACAACGTCTTCCGGGGCCATCCCGTGCCCGGGGAGCCCGGCGCCTTCGACACGGGGCGCCTGCGCCTGGCGGTCCACCGGCTGCCCCCCACGGCGTCGTGCGTCGAGGTGAGCCCCCGGGAAGTCGTCCTTGCTACAGGCGACTTTCCCTCCTCGGCCCGCAACCACCTGGCGGGAACGGTGGTGCGCGCCGAGATGATCAACGGCGACCAGGTCCGCGTGGTCGTGGACTGCGCAGAGCCCGTGGTCGCCCTCGTGACCCGCGCGTCCTGGGAGGAGCTGGGGCTCACCGTGGGCCGAAACGCCGTCGTCTCCTTCAAGGCCACCGCGGTGCGGGCGTACTGA